The following coding sequences are from one Rhipicephalus microplus isolate Deutch F79 chromosome 3, USDA_Rmic, whole genome shotgun sequence window:
- the LOC142802686 gene encoding uncharacterized protein LOC142802686 has protein sequence MRDSDMQSLTSCESCRCHLDFATSPRRLPKTVSEPACVRRGSSVPDYASLYPTMYTNKQNLQHTMWLQQHLFREALARRNGRVHATKSSSSSALPTPTSTKKDQLVSATTGGGEHGGDETDLKSQWKVKRRADGTRYITRRPARTKLLKEREQKVLEKRSGLTTDDDNHSELKTGKYWTKEERKRHLEKALDHFSPCRWYSLSTKVPLHHDPLPLLPTVQRRRRRNKQRTTPEATTGPSPKTGHQPTTTAVPQLVELTQPSSSRAQAAFKPMWADKVTRNGETRTPPRTKASPQPVVEKIQFLARENAIAYAESSLRLRRYYKQFNSSSHVKTRQIPPLQLQYEERNLAQLPSRLMKSL, from the exons ATGCGAGACTCCGACATGCAGAGCCTGACGAGCTGCGAGTCCTGCCGGTGTCACCTGGACTTCGCCACGTCGCCGCGACGACTGCCCAAGACAGTGAGCGAGCCAGCCTGCGTCCGCCGTGGCTCTTCGGTTCCCGACTACGCCTCCCTCTACCCGACCATGTACACGAACAAGCAGAACCTGCAACATACCATGTGGTTGCAGCAACATTTGTTCCGTGAAGCCCTGGCGCGACGTAACGGTCGCGTCCATGCGACAAAGTCGTCGTCATCTTCTGCTCTCCCCACTCCAACGTCGACCAAGAAGGACCAACTGGTCTCAGCCACCACTGGAGGTGGTGAACACGGCGGTGACGAAACGGACCTCAAGTCCCAGTGGAAGGTGAAGAGGAGGGCCGACGGGACGCGGTACATTACCAGGAGGCCTGCCAGGACGAAGCTGCTGAAGGAACGCGAGCAGAAGGTCCTCGAAAAGCGGAGCGGTCTGACGACAGATGACGACAACCACTCGGAGTTGAAGACTGGAAAATACTGGACCAAGGAGGAGAGGAAGAGGCACCTCGAGAAGGCCCTTGACCATTTTTCGCCTTgtcgttggtactcgctatcAACAAAAGTGCCCCTTCATCACGACCCTCTCCCGCTCCTTCCAACAGT GCAACGCCGCCGTCGACGAAACAAGCAACGAACGACTCCAGAAGCAACTACGGGACCTAGTCCCAAGACTGGCCACCAGCCTACGACCACAGCAGTGCCCCAGCTTGTCGAGCTCACCCAGCCAAGCAGCTCACGGGCCCAAGCCGCCTTCAAACCCATGTGGGCCGACAAGGTCACGAGGAACGGTGAGACCCGCACCCCTCCGCGCACGAAAGCATCGCCACAGCCCGTAGTAGAGAAAATTCAATTTCTCGCACGCGAGAACGCTATAGCCTACGCAGAGAGCTCACTGAGATTAAGGCGCTACTACAAGCAGTTCAACTCCTCGAGCCACGTAAAAACACGGCAGATCCCGCCGCTCCAGCTACAGTACGAGGAGCGAAACCTCGCGCAGCTCCCAAGCAGGCTGATGAAGAGCCTCTAA